The Lycium barbarum isolate Lr01 chromosome 10, ASM1917538v2, whole genome shotgun sequence genome includes a region encoding these proteins:
- the LOC132612775 gene encoding protein NODULATION SIGNALING PATHWAY 2-like: protein MECENFQPSYINPFLEYSNLETTFPWQIPSINPQCSIQDFVTVVSDVDILDYFPNGFDFIDGDVDSPLQNSQQLSLFSSPQQVVRGDTESSTEDQKLRVCNPRLKFLQDQLMEETSVTDLLLMGAEAIEAGNVDPASIIILRLNTILSDQENKENSPVERLALYFTQGLLCKTLNNSPELLNQNQYQPSPSMTAFQMLQEISPYVKFAHFTANQAILEATQGSQQVHILDFDIMEGIQWPPLMVDLVERGNLNSSLRITAVVGDKNNSFHVQKTGKRLQDFADSINLPFMFDQVLLEDLKKIQVLEGHNNLIANVMIHQLHMPQRGNSLVKTFFDGLRRLSPKIVVLVEEELFNLTKIPSMSFVEFFCEALHHYTTISDSILEGFGGGYKLALRVIEKEFLGVRILDSLRQFPCERLEREKWKEGLYSLKGFRQIPMSTSNLRQAKHLVSLFSGGYWVQHEDWKLALCWKSRPLTSASIWVPTSSSPSPSSSISF from the coding sequence ATGGAGTGTGAGAATTTTCAGCCAAGTTACATTAATCCATTTCTTGAATATAGCAACTTAGAAACCACATTTCCTTGGCAAATTCCTAGTATTAACCCTCAGTGTTCCATCCAAGATTTTGTGactgttgttagtgatgttgacATACTAGACTATTTCCCAAATGGCTTTGATTTCATCGATGGAGATGTCGACTCCCCCCTTCAAAACTCTCAACAATTGTCCTTATTTTCAAGTCCACAACAAGTTGTTCGGGGAGATACTGAATCTTCGACAGAGGATCAAAAATTACGTGTGTGCAATCCCCGTCTCAAATTCCTTCAAGATCAGCTCATGGAGGAAACAAGTGTAACTGATCTTCTTCTCATGGGAGCTGAAGCTATTGAAGCTGGAAATGTTGATCCTGCTTCTATAATTATCTTGAGGCTAAATACAATCCTTTCTGatcaagaaaacaaagaaaattcCCCTGTTGAAAGATTGGCTTTGTATTTCACACAAGGCTTGTTATGCAAGACTTTGAATAATTCACCTGAATTGTTGAATCAGAATCAATATCAACCATCGCCTTCAATGACCGCGTTTCAAATGCTTCAAGAAATCTCCCCTTACGTGAAATTCGCTCATTTCACCGCGAATCAAGCGATTCTTGAAGCCACACAAGGAAGCCAACAAGTTCATATATTGGATTTTGACATCATGGAAGGCATCCAATGGCCTCCATTGATGGTTGATTTGGTTGAAAGAGGGAATTTAAATTCTTCTCTAAGGATCACAGCAGTTGTTGGTGACAAGAATAATTCATTCCATGTACAAAAAACAGGCAAAAGACTTCAAGATTTTGCTGATTCTATCAATCTTCCTTTCATGTTTGATCAAGTTCTCTTGGAGGActtaaaaaaaattcaagtgTTGGAGGGTCATAACAACTTAATAGCTAATGTTATGATCCACCAACTTCACATGCCACAAAGGGGAAATTCACTGGTCAAGACATTTTTCGATGGACTAAGAAGATTGTCCCCTAAAATTGTGGTCTTAGTTGAAGAAGAACTGTTCAACTTAACTAAAATCCCATCCATGTCTTTTGTTGAGTTCTTTTGTGAGGCTCTACACCATTACACAACAATATCTGATTCAATTCTTGAAGGGTTTGGTGGAGGATACAAGTTAGCATTAAGGGTCATTGAAAAAGAATTCTTAGGAGTTAGAATTTTGGACTCTTTAAGACAATTCCCTTGTGAGAGATTAGAAAGAGAAAAATGGAAAGAAGGGCTTTATTCTTTAAAAGGTTTTAGGCAAATTCCAATGAGTACAAGTAATTTGAGACAAGCTAAGCACTTGGTGAGTTTGTTTAGTGGAGGATATTGGGTGCAACATGAGGATTGGAAATTGGCTTTGTGCTGGAAATCAAGGCCTTTGACAAGTGCTTCCATTTGGGTTCCCACATCATCAAGTCCTAGTCCTTCAAGTTCAATATCTTTTTAA